TGTCCATAACACCATTTTAACGGTTCCTGCAAAAAATTATGTAGTTTATTTGAATTTCGTTAAGAGCTTAATTAATCGACTCGTTAATTTTTATCCCTGCAGGTTCAAGGATGAAAATCGATGATGCCCTCACCGAAGCTCGAATGAGCTTATTTTTCATGcgaaatattaaaaatatgttttaaacaaattgaacgatttcaatcatttttgtgagaccctAAGGGGATCCCACACAATCTGATATACGTCAAATGGTGTTACCATTATtacttcaaaattatttttgtaaagcGGTAGGAGAATACAAAGCATAAGAATTTCATGAAACTAAAAATAACTTCAAATCACTGTGAGGCAACCAAACTATAGCCTCACTATGGGGAGAAACAATCCCCCATCACGTAGAAGCCAAATCCACGTACAAGATAACCATTTCAAATGAAGTTGATTGCTCATCTCTCTTTCTCAGTGGTGCTGGACCCcttgtgctaactctaacaccccttACTCATCATCGTTGATGTATACAATGTTGACAACCCCTTGTGCTAACTTTAACACCCCTCACTCACCCTCGTTGATTTATACAATGTTGACAAATAAAATCCACGTACAAGCCCCATTTGGAAAGAAATAATTTTAACAAATACAGCTGagagatttttttaatttcttttaaccCGAGAAAATAGCAATTTTATTCTGAAATTGCAGATGGCCTCTGGCCCAACATCAAATAGAGCTAGGTCGGACAGCCCTTAGACTTTCCTTCctaatacttcctccgtcccaaaaaagatgattattttttaaatttgtatcACTttcattacttatatctttcaatttataatttttaaaatttgtgtcattttcattacttatatctttcaatttataatattttttatgagtttgaaaactttgtataatagaactaattgagaactttcaaacaagatccatattatatattttttgagagATAAAAGGAATTAAAATTGGCACGGAAAATCAAAAAatgtcatccaatttgggacagaAAGAGTATCTATCAGAGAATGCTTAAccaacaaatgaacaactaCCCTATTACAATCACATTTGACGTGGGAAAAGagcaaaacaagaaacaaaacgCTAGTTTGAGACAATTCAGAACAGTAGAATCACAATCCACATAAGTCAAATTCCGATTGAGGGCTTGGACAACTAGTTTGAGAGATTCAAACTTCTGACCTTCTTGTGAAATGGAGATGGAGGAGCTCTAATCAATTGGACCAACCTCAATTGGTACGTCTTCAGACTCTTCACCAGTATTGTTTAAGAATTTAATTGTGCGTGCTCTGTTTTCAATTTTACCTGCAAACCGTACAATAATAATCAAAGCCAAAATTAATGGAATGGAACCATCCTACGGACCAGTACGCAGCAAAATTTGACATTTTGGAACAGTACGTAAGAAACGTGAAGTCACGATcttattcggtttggattttgaaggaggtttttgaaaataatgagtGTTTATTGGAGACTGTGCTCAGAAATTTGCATAGGTGTAAAACCATGCATGCTTCTACGGTCAATAGATATCTTGATACGAACTCAATTTTACATGTGTCTGAAAATTGTCCGATAGATCTTGCAAGACGTACGTATGCAAAATCGACTCGTATCAAACGATTTCGAGACATTTTTGTCCGAATTTGTGTCTGGTCATCTGAGCCTAAAGGCATCCGCATCTCTCTCTTTACTCTCCTctttaaactaaattaaagagccaaaacaagaaaaaacatccaaaaaccctatttatcagcctctcttccttcctctttacTTCGAAGAAAATTTAGTTTGGCTACAGCACCTCGTTTGTATAGGCGAGGTACTGTTCACTTGTTTCTGAATTTtatattgtttctctctctctctctctctctctctctctctctcattttctctttaATGCGAATTACTAATCGCCCCTCGTGTCAGACACCCCCCTGACACGGGTTACCTCTTCCCCTTTTTACCCCCGAGTCCCCGACCCCACCACCCCTTAAACCGAAAATGGCCCAAATATATCCGAActcattttttgttatttttttatttaattaataatgtttataatctgtatcctttttcttttttatttacttaaaattattttagtgtttcgattttcaatccggttgaataagagaaaagatctttttttttatcattttatctttaatggtcataataaatttttgatctcgtagaattaaatatctcttagggctaaccaacaagagccctagagtcaaaatttaattatggccatttagaataaaatgatcagaaaactaaaatctttccacatgttcaaacaaattgaaatttggaacacttaactttttaactatatttttaaatatataaactgtctaaaaaggttaaaaaaattaagtatttcaaatttcaatccatttgaactggtagaaagattttagttttttttattattttattttaaatggtcataattaaatgttgactctaaggctctcattgattaggcctaagaaagtcgtagaatcaaatatctcttaggattaatcaacgagagccctaaagtcaaaatttaattatggtcatttaggataaaatgatcaggaaactaaaatctctccaccggttcaaacagattgaaatttgaaacacttaatttttaactatatttttaatatataaactgtttaaaaaggttaaaaaaattaagtgttccaaatttcaattcgtttaaaccggtgaaaagatttttatttccttatcattttatcctaaatagcaataattaaattttaactctaaggctctcgttgattagccctaagagatatttgattctgcgaggccaaaaattcattatgaccattgaagataaaatgataaaaaaaaagagatcttTCTACTGATTCAACTggaaatattgactaaatttgtGTTCATGTATTGGTTCTATATACTCAATTGTAATTAAATAAAGTTTAATTTCAGTTTGTATTATTGACTGTTCAGAGAAATGTAAAGTAAATTTAAGTTGAttcaatatatataatttaCTTCAACATATGTATCTCCACtggttcaaactgattgaaatttggaacacttaattttttttactatattttgacattttgtctaaaagattaaaaaaaattaaaagattaaaaaaattaagcgtTGGTTCAAAATTGCCCGTTGGTTAAAAAAAGGTAATTATGACCATTGGTTAAAACTGCAAACGGTCTAAAAATATCCAAACcttttttctgttattttttctttatttaattaatactaATAATTATActttgtatcttttttcttttttatttatttaaaattattttagtgttctgattttcaatccgattgaatcggtggaaagatcttagtttttttatcattttattttcaattgtcataatgaatttttgaactcgtagaatcaaatatctcttagggctattcaacgagagccctagagtcaaaatttaattatggccatttgggataaaatgatcagaaaactaaaatttttctaccagttcaaacggattgaaatttagaacacctaatttttcaacctctttaaaGAGTTTAAACTACCACAGAAATACAgtttttccgttttacattatttcacaATTAATATTAGACTCGTTTAATAGGTTTCATTGaatacatttcaaaaatataaatttttttaaaaaaaattacgtgaAACAAAAGTTATTAgcatttaaaaatttataaaaaagaaaaagaaaaaaagagagagactgaggtgccagagagagaaaaatgcggaggcggaggcggaggcggaggtGGGGGTAAAATCGGAAATTGATGGGCCCGCATCAGACACCCCCTGATACGGGGGGCTGATTAACACCTCTCTTTTTAATTGTTGCGTACCAGGGAGggtcagtctctctctctcatttttaatTGTTGCGTACCAGGGAGGGTCAGAGGTAGGAAGactgggaaatttttttttatcagagaaGGAAGAGTTAAATGAAGTATTTAATTGAGGTGGGTTTGATTATTTACTGAGAGAAGAGTGAGAGTAAATGGTCTGATGCAGTAGTTATTTTAAAAGTAAGTagttaaagtaataaagtgactttttgagGTGTAAATTGATCCAAAATGTAAAGAGTTtggtgtggatgctctaagcgTTATGAAATGCAAATCCTTCAGGCGTATTTCAGTTAGTTTTCAATGCAGCAGTGTTTTGGTCACACACATGTATAGATGAAGAAGGTCAGcatctactccctccgtcccaattgcTTATCCAAGACAAAAATTCTAAATACTTTCGGGcataagttttgaaatttttccacaccaaattaaagaactcatcaagtactttaatttagtgcaaaaaatttttagaaagtggtgcaaaaatattttgttgattaaaaaagCTCATCCTTTCGTGGCTAACTTCAGCCAAGGGTTTTTCgaaatttttgggctttttctaattttgtcattgttcaaattttttcgtatttgttagttttgcaccaggCTTTTAGgactttattttggatattttccaaaatatttgggtaaaagtcaattttttactttttcgattcatcttgacgagagaaatcaataatcctcaaaagtaagcgtaaaactaacaaacgcaaaaaaaaaaaatgaacaatgacaaaacaaaaaaaaaccccaaaaatctTAGCAAAACTTATGACGGAGGTAGCAGTACAAGACAGCTACTCTAGAAGTAGCAGTACAAGACAGCTACTCTAGAACAACCCAATGCTTGATTTTGATTGATATGGTTTGCTTTCAATGCCAATGTGAAGTGGTACTCGTGATAAAAAGCCCGAGAGAAGGTAGGTGAATCGGTGATGGATGgcatttattgtttgaaaacgACCTTGGAAGACCCACAGTGAGCTGATCAGTGGAAACTGGACTCTTTCAAAGCTtcgttttaaaaataaaaaaaatactatcgTGCGAACTTCGTGTGATGCAAAATAAAACTCTCGCAACAGTGTCTTGACGATCACGATCTAACTCGTTCATTTTGAAAGTTTAGAGGCGTTATcttcatgcaaaaaataaaataaataatcagACATTGATAAGGTCTTAAGAGAAATGAACGAACGGCCAACTAGCCACTTGTCGTATGTTTCTCTTTGTAACGATTTTGTTTCGTTGAGGCTGATATCGATGTTTCGAGTAATCTGATATTTCGAGAAATGATGAATAGCTATAAGATCTAAGAAACGAGCGATTCGATTTATCAAGTAACCACCGAGATGGTTCCTTTTTAACATAATAACACACATCTACACGCATATAGTAGTAGTAAAGGATACTTTATACGTGCAGAGATGCATTGAATGCATGGGCCTCACAAGTCACAATCATCTCTCCTGTACAGAAATTTCAAGACGCAACCGGAAATATGATGCAacattttgttgaaaattccgcttgaccaaaaaaaaaagatgcaacATTTTGTTGGAATATGTAACTAATAGTTAGGAGAATGTGTTTTGTCCGAGTGAGGCGGAAAACATGAGGTTTTCGCCACAGTCCATTTTGGCCCTACCAAGCGTTCACTGTGGTAATTTGAACCGTTCCATCTTGTAAGGCCCGCAATATGTTCactcaaaaaatcagctctattAGACGTCAATAGCTAgctataccaaaaattggtaaCAGAATCAAGCATCCGTTTTATAAGCTATACCCAAATTTGTAAGTTCCATCTTGTAAGGCTCCCAAATTAATATGTTCACACGAAAAATCAACTCTATTAGACATCAATAACTAGCTATACcaaaaatttgggttttggtttataaaaGGGACGCTTGATTCTGTCATTAAATTTTGGAAGTTAAACTGTGCCTatcgtctattttataaatcaaaatttaatcttTTGATATACTTCACTATTAATGTCCGACCAAATTGATTTGGACTCTCAAATTTGACATGGTCAATAGTTTTTGTCGAGCAAGAACGTGGGAGCAAGTAAAATACTCTGGACTCTCAAATTTGCAAGTTCACGTTGTCCACCTCCTATCATCAGTAAAACTTTGCTTGGGTAGTTAATTTATGTCCCAGGATTTTTATCCCCGACGCGCATCTTGAATATTCCTCTCTCAGTTTGATCAAAGACAGGCGATTCACGTCGGTTATCAGAAACATTGGGGAAAAGAATATACTACCCTTGTGCTCTACTCCTAGTTTTGAGTTTGTAATCCATAAAGTTGGtgagagagagtggagagatGGAGGGAGGTGAGGAGGGAATTGGGAGGAGTTTGGGTGAGTTGAGACAAGCTTTCAAGAGCAGAAGAACAAGAAGCGTTGGATGGAGGAAAACCCAGCTCCAAGCAATCCTCAAGATGATGGATGAAAAAGAGGATCAAATCTTCAAAGCTCTTCAACAAGATCTTGGGAAGCACCCTGCTGAAGCTTACCGCGATGAAGtcagtcctctctctctctccatacaaATTTCCAGGAGAAAAATTATAAGTTTGGCATGTGTAGTAAAGAAAGTTTTTCATTGTATCATTGGGTTATGGTTTGGTTGACATTGAATAAATTAGCGAAGGGAATCTTGGTGAATTAAAGTTTGAAGAACAATTAAACAATCAAttggtgaaaaaaataaatctggGCCATATGAAGTTTGATTTGAGTAGAAGTTAAACGCTTTGTAGCACCGTTGGATCGAAAACAAATCCGCTCGAACTCTTGATGCTGCTGCCTTGTAGATTTCATATATAAAAACCATGGCATATAATCGAAGATTTGTATTCGATTCGATCAAGTACCATGTTGTTTTATCATGCTAAGAATGAACACGACACTTCACACTTCTAGTGAGGGATCCGCACGCTTTTTGCGTGCAGACTTCTCGACGGCCGAGATTAGAAGTCTGCACGCAAAAAACGTGCGGAATCCCTCATAGGAAGGGGATATAAGAATCAATAGGTTAGCCCAGTAGGCCAAAGTCCGTTAGTCGGGTCCGTTTGTTTGACAGAACTAATAGTAAAAAAGAACATGTAATCCTAATTCTATAGGATATGTAATCACATCCAACTGCCAACTATGGAATTAATAATACTACACAGTGTAACACACGCGCCATAGTATCTTATACAGCATACTTGGTGGATTATGTATTCGATGCATGTTTGATCAATCAAACGAGAATTTTATCTAAAATTTGGATATGTAGCATACCGCTCAATTCGATGCTCAAagccggccaatcaaatggtaaGGTTTTATTCCATCGGTCCTTCCCTGTGGGTGGTGGCTTTTTCTCCGTCTATTTTCCAATGGAAGTTATAATCAttgtgttgggatttgtcccacattggttaattatctcttccaatactagtatatgagcctgggcagcctctccactctttgccaattggtttggagttggatgctttaacatggtatcagagctagagtttcggaggcttttcccctttgtctgtgccatagttgcactttctttcattgtgatccgtgtgttccggatcctttgtttacctctccacgtgcaagtcaggggttgcacgtgcgggggagtgttgggatttgtcccacattggttaattatctcttccaatactagtatatgagcctgggcagcctctccactctttgccaattggtttggagttggatgctttaacacatTGGCcttattttgtgtttgtgtttgtaccTTATcagtcttaattttttagaagTTGTGAACGGTTGATGTAGTTCTTACGATAGCAATAAAAAGTACTCCGCTAGATCATTCGATGACTCTTCAGTTTGCTCTATTGTAGATAGGCGTTGTGAAGAAATCAGCCAGCTATTCTCTGAGTCGTGTTGGGAAATGGATGGCCCCGACGAAGGTtcgtattttttttggctttcacCAAATACCCATTGACCCCTCTGTTTATCACCTTGAAACTACTCAATTATGTTTGGCACACTGTTGAAGGTCCTTTTGTAAAGGTAATGGAAAGTATGGGGAATCGTAGACGAGCCATGAGAAATTCAGGAGTGCAGAGGAATATGTACTCGTTGTATTGGAACAATTTGAGCtagttctttgttcttcttcttcgacaACTTAGGCCTAGTGCTTCAAGATACTGGAAGTAACAAAGGGGCAATCAAGTTATGCAGGCTATGTAGGTGGAGTTAACTCGCTTGACAGAAGTCATGAGAATCTGAGGCTAGTGAATTCACCTAATACTTGAAAGAATGTAATAactggaagaagaaaaaatagaaccaAGGCTCGTTTGGATCGTGAATTTATGGACGATATACCAAGGGAAACTGAAAAAATGAACTCAGCTTCTTCTCTTTGTTATCTTCGTAGTTTGTTTTAGCTGCTGAAGACTGTTTTCTGGCCAGGGCCGGATACCGTTACTTTTCTTCCCAGCAAGTGCAGAAGTGTTGCCGGAACCACTTGGCCTGGCACTGATTTTTGTTTCGTGGAACTTCCCTATCTGTGAGTCTTATTAACTAGCCAAATTTTGTTCTCCTGATTTCTGACGTTTCTCAGCCAGCTAATCATGAATTATTGCACTGCTAACATGACACTTTCGATCACCAAGAAATTTTCATATCTATGCCCTTTTTGGATAAACCTAACTACTGGAAAAATATAGTTAAACGATGTCGATCATTTCATCTCCATCAATTTGCATCTCTTTGAATATGCAGCACTGGCATTGGATCCATTGATAGGGGCGATATCCGCTGGAAACGCTGTTGTCCTAAAACCTTCAGAGCTAGCCCCAGcatgttcttcttttcttgccAACACCATTCCTCTTTACTTGGACTCCAATGCCATTAAAGTCATTGAAGGGGGGACAGATATTGCTGAACAGCTACTGCAGCAGAAATGGGACAAGATATTCTTCACCGGTATTGCCTTATGCCTCATCGAACCATCAATCCTATTCCTCGGATAATAGGACCAAACACTTGGATTAATTCCAACAGtacatttattttgtttattacgTCAGTGTTTGTGTGGGTTTGACAACTGATTTCCAGATTATGACAAAGGAAACACAAGAAAGATGGTGAAGTGAAGAAGCTAAATTTGTTCTTTGGTTTCCCCTTtgttatctttttttctttttcataaatCCCCCGAATTCCGTGATCTTGACAATCCGTAGTAGCTCAAATGATGAGCAATGTAGGGCTTGTCTTAAATCACTTCTATTTCAGGGAGTCAACGAGTAGGAAAGATCGTCATGTCTGCAGCTGCAAAGCATTTAACGCCGGTCACTCTAGAGCTGGGCGGGAAGTGCCCCACCATTCTCGactccctctccaacccttccGATATCAAGGTTTTATGCACTATTGCCCTACAATGATTCAACGAAGAGAAGCTTTTAAGCTTTATAACCGTCAGATTGTTAAGTAATTTCTGATGCTGAGTGTATGTGTTAAGGTGGCTGCCAAAAGAATAGCAGGAGCGAAGTGGGGGCCATGCTCTGGACAAGCATGTATAGCAATAGATTATGTGCTAGTGGAACATAAATTTGCATCTACTCTGGTAAAAATGATACCGTTCGCGATTCTAATTCCGCGTAATGTGTTGGTCTAATGTGCAATAGATTATTCagtaatgtgtttttttttttttcagattgaATATCTGAAGAAAACGATCAATAGATTTTACGGTGAAAACCTGAAAACCTTGAAGAACCTCTCCAAAATCGTAAACAAACACCAATTCGAAAGACTACGCAACATTATTGAAGATCCGGCTGTTGCAGCTTCAATTGTTCATGGTGGTTCACTGGATGAAAAGAACTTGTGATACTTTTTCCCCTTACTCCAATTCCGAGTTTGTAATTACAAAATAATTATCTTGGATTTTACTTCTGAAGTAGTTTTCTGACTTCTATCCGATAAATTTTTACAGGATCATCGAGCCAACAATCTTGTTGAATCCTCCACTTGATTCTGAGATCATGACCGAAGAAATATTTGGCCCGTTGCTTCCAATTATTACAGTAAAATACAATGCACCCCCTCATTTTTCTTAGTTAGAACACAACTGTTCACTTAAATTGTGTTGCTATGTTTTGTACAGTTGACAAACATTCAAGACAGCATTGAGTTCATAAACTTGAGGCCGAAACCTCTTGCCCTTTATGCATT
This DNA window, taken from Rhododendron vialii isolate Sample 1 chromosome 8a, ASM3025357v1, encodes the following:
- the LOC131298406 gene encoding aldehyde dehydrogenase family 3 member F1, producing the protein MEGGEEGIGRSLGELRQAFKSRRTRSVGWRKTQLQAILKMMDEKEDQIFKALQQDLGKHPAEAYRDEIGVVKKSASYSLSRVGKWMAPTKGRIPLLFFPASAEVLPEPLGLALIFVSWNFPISLALDPLIGAISAGNAVVLKPSELAPACSSFLANTIPLYLDSNAIKVIEGGTDIAEQLLQQKWDKIFFTGSQRVGKIVMSAAAKHLTPVTLELGGKCPTILDSLSNPSDIKVAAKRIAGAKWGPCSGQACIAIDYVLVEHKFASTLIEYLKKTINRFYGENLKTLKNLSKIVNKHQFERLRNIIEDPAVAASIVHGGSLDEKNLIIEPTILLNPPLDSEIMTEEIFGPLLPIITLTNIQDSIEFINLRPKPLALYAFTKNEAFKQRILTETSSGSLTFNDAMPQFVCDSLPFGGVGQSGFGRYHGKYSFDTFSHEKAVLHRSFLIELEARYPPWNDFKLQFIRFAYKFDYLRLVLLLMGHKLKGIFTSGHQD